One genomic region from Xiphophorus couchianus chromosome 21, X_couchianus-1.0, whole genome shotgun sequence encodes:
- the LOC114136607 gene encoding activin receptor type-2B-like gives MLEKFLEVHSCSPVYLFSCLPVPPVYLFPCLPVLLFTCASCLPVPLFTCASCLPVLLFTCVSVMEAPPIKALDVLIYCLASAAMLSVVLLLAVWTYRRRKPPYGNVEDSGPVLASPLLGLKPLQLLELKARGRFGCVWKGQILNEYVAVKIFASQNQESWQSERDVFLTPGMRNHNILRFIAAERRGSELWLISEFHERGSLSDFLKANAVSWTELCHIAESMARGLAYLHEDIPHLRGDRHKPAVAHRDFKSKNVLLRSDLTAVIADFGLAVLFRPGQPPGETHGQVGTRRYMAPEVLEGAINFQRDAFLRIDMYAVGLVLWEAVSRCSAADGPLGQYLLPFEEEVGQHPTLEDLQDVVVHKKTRPAIKEFWLKHSGLAQVCATAEECWDQDAEARLSAGCVEERISQIRCHAAGLAPPTSGTVPAVTVVTNHAA, from the exons ATGCTAGAAAAGTTCCTGGAAGTGCACAGTTGTTCCCCTGTTTACCTGTTCTCCTGTTTACCTGTGCCTCCTGTTTACCTGTTCCCCTGTTTACCTGTTCTCCTGTTTACCTGTGCCTCCTGTTTACCTGTTCCCCTGTTTACCTGTGCCTCCTGTTTACCTGTTCTCCTGTTTACCTGTGTCTCAGTGATGGAGGCTCCGCCCATCAAGGCGCTGGACGTCCTGATCTACTGCCTGGCGTCGGCCGCCATGCTGTCCGTGGTTCTGCTCCTCGCCGTCTGGACGTACCGACGCCGGAAGCCTCCGTATGGAAACGTGGAG GATTCCGGTCCTGTTCTCGCCTCCCCCCTGCTGGGGCTGAAgccgctgcagctgctggagctgAAAGCTAGGGGGCGCTTTGGCTGCGTGTGGAAGGGCCAGATCCTGAATGAATACGTGGCTGTGAAGATCTTCGCCAGCCAG aaccaggagTCGTGGCAGAGCGAGAGAGACGTGTTCCTGACGCCGGGGATGAGGAACCACAACATCCTGAGGTTCATCGCGGCCGAGAGACGAGGGAGCGAACTGTGGCTCATCAGCGAGTTCCACGAGAGG GGCTCCCTGTCggacttcctgaaggcaaaCGCGGTCAGCTGGACCGAGCTGTGCCACATCGCCGAGTCCATGGCCCGCGGCCTGGCCTACCTCCATGAGGACATCCCCCACCTGAGAGGAGACCGCCACAAACCGGCCGTGGCTCACAG GGACTTTAAGAGCAAGAACGTCCTCCTGCGCTCAGACCTCACCGCCGTCATCGCCGACTTTGGCCTGGCCGTCCTCTTCAGGCCGGGGCAGCCGCCTGGAGAGACGCACGGACAG GTGGGCACCAGGCGCTACATGGCTCCGGAGGTCCTGGAGGGAGCCATCAACTTCCAGAGAGACGCCTTCCTCCGGATCGACATGTACGCCGTGGGGCTGGTGCTGTGGGAGGCGGTGAGCCGCTGCAGCGCCGCCGACG GTCCGCTGGGTCAGTACCTGCTGCCGTTTGAGGAGGAAGTGGGTCAGCACCCGACCCTGGAGGACCTGCAGGACGTCGTGGTCCACAAGAAGACGAGGCCGGCCATCAAGGAGTTCTGGCTCAAGCACAGC ggtCTGGCCCAGGTCTGTGCGACGGCAGAGGAATGCTGGGATCAGGACGCCGAGGCTCGTCTGTCTGCCGGCTGCGTTGAGGAGAGAATCTCCCAGATCCGCTGCCACGCCGCCGGCCTGGCTCCCCCCACCTCTGGCACCGTCCCCGCCGTTACCGTGGTAACCAACCATGCTGCCTGA